From a region of the Desulfuromonas sp. genome:
- a CDS encoding ferritin family protein, whose product MPAPIDLQKAVRSSIQTEKNAMDFYKAGAERLRNAAAKKVFELLAKEEREHAGWFYSIYRGEEIPSLDAFLDAPPEKGAPWIAELEELGVAEFDERKAMELAMDKEKELERALREMAAKIDDPQVKKVYEENAQGTHNHFILIESEYARLMGMVHETDIDTFVRE is encoded by the coding sequence ATGCCTGCACCGATCGATCTCCAGAAGGCCGTCAGGTCTTCCATCCAGACCGAAAAAAACGCCATGGATTTCTACAAGGCTGGGGCGGAGCGGTTGCGCAACGCCGCGGCGAAAAAGGTCTTTGAACTGCTGGCCAAGGAAGAGCGGGAGCACGCCGGCTGGTTTTACAGTATTTACCGGGGCGAGGAGATCCCCTCCCTCGACGCTTTCCTCGACGCTCCGCCCGAGAAGGGGGCCCCCTGGATCGCCGAACTCGAAGAGCTGGGGGTCGCCGAGTTCGACGAGCGCAAAGCCATGGAACTGGCCATGGACAAGGAAAAAGAGCTGGAGAGGGCCCTGCGCGAGATGGCCGCGAAGATCGACGACCCTCAGGTCAAGAAGGTCTACGAGGAGAACGCCCAGGGAACGCACAATCACTTCATCCTCATCGAGTCCGAGTATGCCCGGCTGATGGGAATGGTGCACGAAACGGACATCGACACCTTCGTGCGCGAGTAG
- a CDS encoding TRAP transporter small permease codes for MVKKIFKTIDRTFLFAEEWSLFVTVCIALSVAMANVVLRKFTADINLYWSDEVVRKTIFFSTYIGCLTAVRSRTLIRIDAVPQLFPMLKKPLTLISHLAVLVFSATMVWLGWQMTALVYQDEYARTISLQIPEWIFYAVLPVMGAMMFLRTLIVMVEDWRGEGGE; via the coding sequence GTGGTCAAAAAAATATTTAAAACAATCGACCGCACCTTTCTCTTCGCCGAGGAATGGTCCCTCTTCGTCACTGTCTGCATCGCCCTGAGCGTGGCCATGGCCAACGTCGTCCTGCGCAAGTTCACCGCCGACATCAACCTGTACTGGTCCGACGAGGTGGTGCGCAAGACGATCTTCTTCTCCACCTACATCGGCTGCCTGACCGCGGTGCGAAGCCGCACCCTGATCCGCATCGACGCCGTCCCGCAGCTCTTCCCGATGCTCAAAAAGCCCCTCACCCTGATCAGCCACCTGGCGGTGCTCGTCTTCTCCGCCACCATGGTCTGGCTGGGCTGGCAGATGACGGCCCTCGTCTACCAGGACGAATACGCCCGCACCATCTCCCTGCAGATCCCCGAATGGATCTTCTACGCCGTGCTGCCGGTCATGGGGGCCATGATGTTCCTGCGCACCCTGATCGTCATGGTGGAAGACTGGCGCGGAGAGGGAGGGGAGTAG
- a CDS encoding HNH endonuclease, whose product MKIDLSKYPDRKFIKRINNPKYAGWQFSFERKILKESKFFNDRKIGSIDGAYEAAVKYRNEFLEAAGELGVLNEASHPRKSIPLVLKISPRNTSGIVGVGRTSRERREGRKREETWQANYQDEKGKNKQEQFSISHYGEKMALFKAVEFRRDFVRNVFETLIEENDKAYVKPHIEELSDILGYLSELEDDSDVFFLLSTINNPLIKNTQKQDILNIRIGQRRFRRLVLDYWGHKCVITKSKYFLTAGHIKPWKDANNTERLDVFNGLVLSPVFDKAFDNGFITFDKLGKVIVSKELKEEAQLLGINGEEIISGLNFQHQKYLEYHRVNIFKG is encoded by the coding sequence ATGAAAATAGACCTTTCAAAATATCCGGACAGGAAATTTATAAAACGGATCAATAATCCTAAATACGCAGGGTGGCAATTTTCATTCGAAAGAAAAATACTTAAAGAATCCAAGTTTTTTAATGACAGGAAGATTGGTTCAATTGATGGGGCCTATGAGGCGGCCGTAAAGTATAGAAATGAATTTCTCGAAGCAGCCGGTGAACTTGGGGTGCTTAATGAGGCATCTCATCCGAGAAAATCAATTCCATTAGTTCTAAAAATATCCCCAAGAAACACCTCAGGTATTGTTGGCGTCGGTCGTACTTCAAGAGAAAGACGAGAGGGAAGAAAAAGGGAAGAGACCTGGCAGGCTAACTACCAAGACGAAAAAGGGAAAAACAAACAAGAGCAGTTTTCGATATCCCACTATGGTGAGAAAATGGCCTTGTTTAAAGCTGTTGAATTTCGTAGAGATTTCGTAAGGAACGTTTTTGAAACTCTCATTGAAGAGAATGATAAGGCATACGTCAAGCCACACATTGAAGAACTTAGTGACATTCTTGGGTATTTATCTGAACTTGAGGATGATTCTGACGTTTTCTTTCTTCTTAGCACCATAAATAACCCGTTAATAAAAAACACACAAAAACAAGACATACTAAATATAAGAATAGGGCAAAGGAGATTTAGGCGGTTAGTCCTTGACTACTGGGGACATAAGTGTGTCATTACAAAGAGCAAGTATTTTTTAACAGCTGGGCATATAAAACCCTGGAAAGATGCTAACAACACAGAAAGGCTTGATGTCTTCAATGGGCTTGTGTTGTCTCCAGTTTTTGACAAAGCCTTCGATAATGGTTTTATCACCTTTGACAAACTAGGAAAAGTAATTGTTTCTAAAGAGCTCAAAGAAGAAGCGCAACTTTTAGGGATTAACGGTGAAGAAATAATATCAGGTCTTAATTTTCAACATCAAAAATATCTTGAATATCACAGAGTCAATATCTTTAAAGGCTAA
- a CDS encoding TRAP transporter substrate-binding protein — MRKIILSLLALSLGLTIIAGGSALAAAKGDPLAAWKPAFDPSGAEYTYLLSNVSHPVIEGVGFGYRLRDAVWEKSNGRLYVDFRPLSQLGGEKDVIRKLKMGAIQGMMSSSVAAANVADRLGIVNLPYVVDTFDKLDTFRNDPELWQPFANAAKDIQVVDITGYGPYGWATTTPVRSLEDAKTVNFRIAQAPVNTDFYKAWGLKFTVMPWPDVPQALQTGVITGLDHTAIVCNITKKFTVAKYFTELDYAQGLFVHLMNKRWLNKLPEDLQQILLETIAEESAKTRERTKEQQAKQIAAAKEAGVEFIILPAAEKAKLAELATPIYEKWGEKIGQAYLDKVRTTLGK; from the coding sequence ATGCGCAAAATCATTCTTTCCCTGCTGGCGTTGTCTCTCGGCCTGACGATCATCGCGGGCGGTTCCGCCCTGGCCGCGGCCAAGGGCGATCCCCTCGCCGCCTGGAAGCCGGCCTTCGACCCGAGCGGGGCCGAGTACACCTACCTCCTGTCCAACGTCTCCCACCCGGTCATCGAGGGGGTCGGCTTCGGCTACCGGCTGCGCGATGCGGTCTGGGAAAAATCGAACGGCCGGCTCTACGTCGACTTCCGCCCCCTCTCCCAGCTCGGCGGCGAGAAGGACGTCATCAGGAAGCTCAAGATGGGCGCGATCCAGGGAATGATGAGTTCCTCGGTCGCCGCAGCCAACGTGGCGGACCGGCTCGGCATCGTCAACCTGCCGTACGTCGTCGACACCTTCGACAAGCTTGACACTTTCCGCAACGACCCTGAGCTGTGGCAGCCCTTCGCCAACGCCGCCAAGGACATCCAGGTGGTCGACATCACCGGCTACGGCCCCTACGGCTGGGCCACCACGACCCCGGTGCGCTCCCTCGAGGACGCCAAGACCGTCAACTTCCGCATCGCCCAGGCCCCGGTCAACACCGACTTCTACAAGGCCTGGGGCCTGAAGTTCACCGTCATGCCCTGGCCCGACGTCCCCCAGGCGCTGCAGACCGGGGTCATCACCGGCCTCGACCACACCGCCATCGTCTGCAACATCACCAAGAAGTTCACCGTGGCCAAGTACTTCACCGAGCTCGACTACGCCCAGGGGCTCTTCGTGCACCTGATGAACAAGCGCTGGCTCAACAAGCTGCCCGAAGACCTGCAGCAGATCCTGCTCGAGACCATCGCCGAGGAGAGCGCCAAGACCCGCGAACGGACCAAGGAGCAGCAGGCAAAGCAGATCGCCGCGGCCAAGGAGGCCGGCGTCGAGTTCATCATCCTGCCCGCCGCCGAAAAGGCGAAGCTGGCGGAGCTGGCGACCCCGATCTACGAGAAGTGGGGCGAGAAGATCGGCCAGGCCTACCTGGACAAGGTCCGCACCACCCTTGGCAAATAG
- a CDS encoding TRAP transporter large permease, producing METNYLLILAILIGSMAATVPVFMALFFTGTVGLVWMVGIDPMIVIEVLYRSMDKFALVVVLFFVLCGNIMTTGSIVQKLIKAANALVGFLPGGLAMAGILACGFFGAISGSTVATVVAIGGFMIPALIENGYDESFSVGIMTTAPILGVIIPPSIAMILYAMVSNDPLEALFLTGFIPGILIIFAISAYAYFVCKRQGLKTKPRPQASELFAVLRESAWALFLPVLIFGGIYSGLFTANEAAVVACFYAFFVEIFIHKDMKLRDVKKVVVSSAATSATLLIIVAGASVFGEYLTFEQIPDKIATAVVESIQTPWVFLLAVNILLLIIGMFMDIISATLILTPIFLPLLSKFGIDTMHFGLLMTINLGIGYCTPPLGVSLYISGAAVNRNLLFVSRAVIPFLLIQIAILMVLTFWPDLVLFLPRLVYGG from the coding sequence GTGGAGACGAACTACCTTCTCATCCTCGCCATCCTCATCGGATCGATGGCCGCCACCGTGCCGGTCTTCATGGCCCTCTTCTTCACCGGCACCGTCGGCCTGGTGTGGATGGTCGGCATCGACCCGATGATCGTCATCGAGGTCCTCTACCGCTCGATGGACAAGTTCGCCCTCGTCGTCGTCCTCTTCTTCGTCCTGTGCGGCAACATCATGACGACCGGGAGCATCGTTCAGAAGCTGATCAAGGCGGCCAACGCCCTGGTCGGCTTTCTGCCCGGCGGGCTCGCGATGGCGGGCATCCTCGCCTGCGGCTTCTTCGGCGCCATCTCCGGCTCCACCGTCGCCACCGTCGTCGCCATCGGCGGCTTCATGATACCGGCCCTGATCGAGAACGGCTACGACGAGAGCTTCTCCGTCGGCATCATGACCACGGCGCCGATCCTCGGGGTCATCATCCCCCCGTCGATCGCGATGATCCTCTACGCCATGGTCTCCAACGACCCGCTGGAGGCGCTCTTTCTCACCGGGTTCATCCCCGGCATCCTGATCATTTTCGCCATTAGCGCCTACGCCTATTTCGTCTGCAAGCGCCAGGGGCTCAAGACCAAGCCCCGCCCCCAGGCCAGCGAGCTCTTCGCGGTCCTTCGGGAGAGCGCCTGGGCTCTCTTTCTGCCGGTGCTGATCTTCGGCGGCATCTACTCGGGGCTCTTCACCGCCAACGAGGCGGCGGTGGTGGCCTGCTTCTACGCTTTCTTCGTCGAGATCTTCATCCACAAGGACATGAAGCTGCGGGACGTGAAGAAAGTCGTCGTCTCCTCGGCGGCGACCTCGGCGACCCTGCTGATCATCGTCGCCGGGGCCTCGGTCTTCGGCGAGTACCTGACCTTCGAGCAGATCCCCGACAAGATCGCCACCGCGGTCGTCGAGAGCATCCAGACCCCCTGGGTCTTCCTGCTGGCGGTCAACATCCTGCTGCTGATCATCGGCATGTTCATGGACATCATCTCCGCCACCCTGATCCTGACGCCGATCTTCCTCCCCCTGCTCTCCAAGTTCGGCATCGACACCATGCACTTCGGCCTGCTCATGACCATCAACCTCGGCATCGGCTACTGCACGCCGCCGCTCGGGGTCAGCCTCTATATCTCCGGGGCGGCGGTCAACCGCAACCTCCTCTTCGTCTCCCGCGCGGTCATCCCCTTTCTCCTCATCCAGATCGCCATTCTCATGGTCCTGACCTTCTGGCCCGACCTCGTGCTGTTCCTGCCGCGCCTCGTCTACGGCGGATAA
- a CDS encoding DUF4350 domain-containing protein, translating into MGWTKGVIFWALILGSVFCGQGAWGREGATVLFDQGHGQPFRVEQSGPLQLSNLADLFREEGVRVATTSESLSGPFLSKADALVISGSFVPLSPPEVEAVAAFVERGGRLCVMLHIGPPLNTLLDRLGVAASNGVIRERENLIGGEALNFRVTRLESHGLSAGLEEFHLYGAWALTNLGDNAYVLARTGPEAWVDLNRDEQFGGRDAVQSFGVAVAGELGKGAFVVFGDDALFQNRFLGKENRALGRNLARWLAEGRGGAGSGP; encoded by the coding sequence ATGGGATGGACAAAAGGGGTGATCTTCTGGGCCTTGATCCTCGGCTCGGTCTTCTGCGGGCAAGGGGCCTGGGGCCGTGAGGGGGCGACCGTCCTTTTCGACCAGGGACACGGCCAGCCCTTCCGGGTCGAGCAGAGCGGCCCTCTTCAGCTCTCAAACCTCGCGGACCTGTTCCGGGAGGAGGGGGTTCGGGTCGCGACAACCTCGGAGAGCCTTTCCGGCCCCTTTCTGTCAAAAGCCGACGCCCTGGTGATCTCCGGATCCTTCGTGCCCCTTTCCCCCCCCGAGGTCGAGGCCGTGGCCGCCTTCGTCGAGCGGGGCGGCCGGCTCTGCGTCATGCTCCACATCGGGCCGCCGCTGAATACCCTTCTGGACCGGCTGGGGGTGGCCGCCTCCAACGGCGTCATTCGCGAGCGGGAGAACCTGATCGGGGGCGAGGCCCTCAATTTCAGGGTCACCCGGCTGGAGAGCCACGGCCTGAGCGCGGGGCTGGAAGAGTTCCACCTCTATGGGGCCTGGGCCCTGACCAACCTCGGGGACAACGCCTACGTGCTGGCCCGCACCGGCCCCGAGGCCTGGGTCGATCTCAACCGCGACGAGCAGTTCGGCGGCCGCGACGCCGTGCAGTCCTTCGGGGTGGCCGTGGCCGGGGAACTCGGGAAGGGCGCCTTCGTGGTATTCGGCGATGACGCCCTGTTCCAGAACCGCTTTCTGGGCAAGGAGAACCGCGCCCTGGGGAGGAACCTGGCGCGCTGGCTCGCAGAGGGGCGCGGGGGGGCCGGATCGGGTCCTTGA
- a CDS encoding LysR substrate-binding domain-containing protein, whose product MEQHRVSPRPAVSAADENTVRELALAGEGLAVLREDVARPLAEAGRLVVWERCWLLVPLSLVWLARKGKQGRVRDAVEAVRHVWRQAARSESDGSLADKCWV is encoded by the coding sequence ATGGAGCAGCACCGGGTCTCCCCCCGCCCGGCGGTCAGCGCCGCCGACGAGAACACGGTCCGGGAGCTGGCCCTGGCCGGCGAGGGGCTCGCGGTGCTGCGGGAAGACGTGGCCCGGCCCCTCGCGGAGGCGGGGCGCCTGGTCGTCTGGGAGCGCTGCTGGCTTCTCGTCCCCCTGAGCCTGGTCTGGCTCGCCCGAAAGGGGAAACAGGGGCGGGTGCGCGACGCCGTCGAGGCGGTTCGACACGTCTGGCGGCAGGCGGCCCGATCCGAATCCGACGGCAGCCTGGCCGACAAGTGCTGGGTTTAG
- a CDS encoding HEPN domain-containing protein, translated as METEIALNDFATRSFRDMADQDYIAARLSYRHGLYSQFHWQSLQAIEKYLKAILLYNRIKATDINHDLDRAIKHTNKLPFEICRSESTNNFITHLSKFGRFRYLESSYYIHGPKLVELDKAVWEVRRYCSVINYDLKLPDGKMKNMLDLEIEKIRNSEKNPPHNFKIFGGFLEKTVENSEHVSRSALIWQNAFFGKVTRNTVRVPTPMHAVNSPLTLRPEILEEVVKFVFLPKEVVVAYREAARKKEKNA; from the coding sequence ATGGAAACAGAAATTGCATTAAATGATTTTGCGACAAGAAGCTTTCGGGATATGGCAGATCAAGATTATATAGCTGCTCGCCTATCATATCGCCATGGATTGTATTCACAATTCCACTGGCAATCACTACAGGCAATTGAGAAATATCTCAAAGCAATACTTCTCTATAACCGAATTAAGGCTACTGACATTAATCATGACCTCGACCGTGCAATTAAGCATACAAATAAACTTCCATTCGAAATATGCCGTAGTGAATCCACCAATAATTTCATTACGCATCTGTCTAAATTCGGTCGCTTCAGATACCTTGAATCATCATATTATATCCATGGCCCGAAACTTGTAGAGCTAGATAAGGCAGTTTGGGAGGTAAGGCGTTATTGTAGTGTCATAAACTACGACCTTAAACTACCCGACGGCAAAATGAAAAACATGCTAGACTTGGAAATTGAAAAAATAAGGAATAGTGAAAAAAATCCACCACATAATTTTAAAATATTTGGCGGGTTCCTAGAGAAAACCGTAGAGAACTCTGAGCACGTATCTAGGAGTGCCCTTATTTGGCAAAATGCATTTTTCGGAAAAGTTACTCGTAACACAGTAAGGGTGCCAACACCTATGCACGCTGTTAATTCACCACTTACTCTTCGTCCTGAAATTTTGGAAGAAGTTGTAAAGTTTGTTTTCCTGCCGAAAGAAGTTGTAGTGGCATACCGTGAAGCGGCAAGAAAAAAAGAAAAAAATGCCTAA
- a CDS encoding universal stress protein codes for MQPKILVPVDLSETTEKTLQALIAQRERFPCRLTLLHVINTDNLTYKMIPDFQVAMIREHARKAGEQLLETHRALLAGAGMDVEGRLEFGSPREVIPRIANDEPYQLLVIGRKRTGEIRDVLFGSVSNHVLHHVSCPVLLI; via the coding sequence ATGCAACCGAAGATTCTGGTCCCCGTTGACCTCTCGGAGACGACCGAAAAGACCCTGCAGGCCCTTATCGCCCAGAGAGAACGCTTTCCCTGCCGGCTGACCCTGCTGCACGTGATCAACACCGACAATCTGACCTACAAGATGATTCCCGACTTCCAGGTGGCGATGATCCGGGAACACGCCCGCAAGGCCGGAGAGCAGCTGCTGGAAACCCACCGGGCGCTCCTCGCCGGAGCGGGGATGGACGTCGAAGGGCGGCTCGAATTCGGCTCGCCCCGCGAGGTCATCCCCCGCATCGCCAACGACGAGCCGTACCAGCTCCTCGTCATCGGCCGCAAGCGCACCGGCGAGATCCGCGACGTCCTCTTCGGCTCGGTCTCCAACCACGTCCTGCACCACGTAAGCTGCCCGGTCCTGCTGATCTGA
- a CDS encoding TRAP transporter large permease translates to MSLTTIGIIGVVLLLVGLFSRMPVGFVMGILGLGGFSYVVNFQAGLSLLARDVWDVFSSYGLTVIPLFVFMGQIAFQSGISRRLYHAAYVLMGHRRGGLALATVGACAAFAAISGSTNATAATMATVTVPEMRRRRYDMGLATGTVAAAGSLGILIPPSVIFIVYGILTEQSIGKLFAAGVLPGLLLCTLFFATILLQVRLRPDLAPPGPRTSLRRKVKSFAGIVETLFLFALVMGGLFFGIFTPTEAAAIGAFLTLALALFRRQLSWKDFVQALSDTTRISCMVMVIVTGAHLFGKFMAITRIPFDLASYVGGLPLPSYAIMGLIILVYLIGGCFMDALAMIMLTVPIFFPVAQALGFDPIWFGVVIVLVTEMGVITPPVGVNVYVVHGIAKDVSLETIFKGVVPMLLALLLCIILLMVFPQIALFLPNLMG, encoded by the coding sequence ATGAGCCTGACTACCATCGGCATCATCGGCGTCGTCCTCCTCCTCGTCGGACTCTTCTCGCGCATGCCCGTCGGCTTCGTCATGGGGATCCTCGGCCTGGGCGGCTTCAGCTACGTCGTCAACTTCCAGGCCGGCTTGAGCCTCCTCGCCCGCGACGTCTGGGACGTCTTCTCCTCATACGGCCTGACGGTCATCCCCCTCTTCGTCTTCATGGGGCAGATCGCCTTCCAGTCGGGGATCAGCCGCCGCCTCTACCACGCCGCCTACGTCCTCATGGGGCATCGCCGCGGCGGTCTCGCCCTGGCGACGGTCGGCGCCTGCGCCGCCTTCGCCGCCATCTCCGGTTCGACCAACGCCACCGCCGCGACGATGGCGACGGTGACGGTCCCCGAGATGCGCCGCCGCCGCTACGACATGGGGCTGGCGACCGGAACCGTCGCCGCCGCCGGGAGCCTCGGCATTCTCATCCCGCCGAGCGTCATCTTCATCGTCTACGGCATCCTCACCGAGCAGTCGATCGGCAAGCTGTTCGCCGCCGGGGTCCTCCCCGGCCTTCTGCTGTGCACCCTCTTCTTCGCCACCATCCTCCTCCAGGTCCGGCTCCGCCCCGACCTCGCCCCGCCCGGCCCGCGCACCTCGCTGCGCCGAAAGGTCAAATCCTTCGCCGGGATCGTCGAGACCCTCTTCCTCTTCGCCCTCGTCATGGGGGGACTCTTCTTCGGCATCTTCACCCCGACCGAGGCGGCCGCAATCGGCGCCTTCCTCACCCTCGCCCTCGCCCTCTTCCGCCGCCAGCTGTCGTGGAAGGACTTTGTCCAGGCCCTCTCCGACACCACCCGCATCAGCTGCATGGTCATGGTCATCGTCACCGGCGCCCACCTCTTCGGCAAATTCATGGCGATCACCCGCATCCCCTTCGACCTCGCCTCCTATGTCGGCGGCCTCCCCCTGCCCTCCTACGCGATCATGGGTCTCATCATCCTCGTCTACCTCATCGGCGGCTGCTTCATGGACGCCCTGGCGATGATCATGCTCACCGTTCCGATCTTCTTCCCCGTCGCCCAGGCGCTTGGCTTCGACCCGATCTGGTTCGGCGTGGTCATCGTCCTCGTCACCGAGATGGGGGTCATCACCCCGCCGGTCGGGGTCAACGTCTACGTCGTCCACGGCATCGCCAAGGACGTCTCGCTCGAGACGATCTTCAAGGGGGTCGTCCCGATGCTCCTCGCCCTCCTGCTCTGCATCATCCTGCTCATGGTCTTTCCGCAGATCGCTCTCTTCCTGCCCAACCTGATGGGTTAA
- a CDS encoding DUF6173 family protein gives MEYTRPEPGFPLRNAAPRSADDNPAGALYQRLLQWVSEFDKSLDEEYEVGVRWATPGQSISFHLAGIGYCNPALLRFVGATDEGESVELIQHVSQVNLMLVKMRRLDPDQAKSTFGLGSGW, from the coding sequence ATGGAATACACACGACCAGAACCCGGATTTCCCCTACGGAACGCAGCGCCTCGGTCGGCTGACGACAACCCCGCCGGAGCCCTTTATCAGCGCCTGCTGCAATGGGTGAGCGAATTCGACAAATCTTTGGACGAGGAGTACGAGGTTGGAGTGCGCTGGGCGACACCGGGGCAGAGCATCTCGTTTCATCTGGCAGGGATAGGCTATTGCAACCCTGCGCTGCTGCGGTTTGTCGGAGCGACCGACGAGGGAGAGTCCGTCGAATTGATCCAGCATGTTTCGCAGGTGAACCTGATGCTGGTAAAGATGCGGCGACTCGATCCCGACCAGGCCAAGTCGACCTTTGGCCTCGGGTCCGGCTGGTAG
- the katG gene encoding catalase/peroxidase HPI: MNDESKCPVTGRTSKQTAGGGTSNRDWWPNRFNLHILHQHSSLSNPMGEAFNYAEEFKSLDLDALKQDLVELMTDSQDWWPADYGHYGGLFIRMAWHSAGTYRTGDGRGGAGTGNQRLAPLNSWPDNVNLDKARRLLWPIKQKYGKKISWADLMILAGNCALESMGFKTFGFAGGRVDVWEPEEDIYWGSEDEWLGDTRYKGDRELDNPLAAVQMGLIYVNPEGPNGEPDPVASGLDVRVTFARMAMNDEETVALVAGGHTFGKCHGAGDAAHVGPEPEGAGIAEQGLGWKSSFGSGKGGDTISSGIEGAWKPNPIKWDMGYLKVLFKYEWELVKSPAGAHQWLAKDVDEEDMVVDAHDPSKKHRPMMTTADLSLRFDPTYEPISRRYLENPEEFADAFARAWFKLTHRDMGPRARYLGAEVPAEELLWQDPVPAVTHALIDQQDIAALKGKILASGLSVSQLVSTAWASASTFRGSDKRGGANGARIRLAPQKGWEVNQPAQLATVLQALEEIQKDFNSAQSGDKMVSLADVIVLGGCAGVEQAAKNAGHDLTVPFTPGRTDASQEQTDVGSFAPLEPAADGFRNYLKTKYSVSAEELLIDRAQLLTLTAPEMTVLVGGLRVLNTNFGQSQHGVFTKRPETLTNDFFVNLLDMGTTWKAASDADDVFEGRDRATGKLKWTGSRIDLIFGSNSLLRAVAEVYGCEDSQELFLNDFVAAWNKVMNLDRFDLA, translated from the coding sequence ATGAATGACGAAAGCAAGTGCCCGGTCACCGGCAGAACGAGCAAACAAACAGCCGGCGGCGGCACGTCAAACCGGGACTGGTGGCCGAACCGGTTTAACCTTCATATCCTGCACCAGCATTCCTCCCTGTCCAACCCGATGGGCGAGGCGTTCAACTACGCTGAGGAGTTTAAGAGCCTCGACCTTGACGCCCTGAAACAGGATCTCGTCGAGCTGATGACCGACTCGCAGGACTGGTGGCCGGCCGACTACGGTCACTACGGCGGGCTCTTCATCCGCATGGCGTGGCACAGCGCCGGCACCTACCGCACCGGCGACGGCCGCGGCGGTGCGGGGACCGGCAACCAGCGTCTCGCCCCGCTCAACAGCTGGCCGGACAACGTGAACCTCGACAAGGCGCGCCGTCTGCTGTGGCCGATCAAGCAGAAATACGGCAAGAAGATCTCCTGGGCCGACCTGATGATCCTCGCCGGCAACTGCGCTCTGGAGTCGATGGGCTTCAAGACCTTCGGTTTCGCCGGCGGGCGCGTAGACGTCTGGGAGCCGGAAGAGGATATCTACTGGGGCTCCGAGGACGAGTGGTTGGGGGACACTCGCTATAAAGGCGACAGGGAACTCGACAATCCTCTCGCCGCCGTGCAGATGGGCCTGATCTACGTGAACCCGGAAGGGCCGAACGGCGAACCGGATCCGGTCGCCTCGGGCCTCGACGTTCGGGTGACCTTCGCGCGCATGGCGATGAACGACGAAGAGACCGTCGCCCTGGTCGCCGGCGGGCACACCTTCGGCAAATGCCATGGCGCCGGCGATGCGGCCCATGTCGGTCCCGAACCGGAAGGCGCCGGCATTGCGGAGCAGGGCCTCGGCTGGAAGAGCAGCTTCGGCAGCGGCAAGGGCGGCGATACGATCAGCAGCGGCATCGAGGGCGCCTGGAAGCCGAACCCGATCAAGTGGGACATGGGCTACCTGAAGGTGTTGTTCAAATACGAGTGGGAGCTGGTCAAGAGCCCGGCCGGCGCGCATCAGTGGCTGGCCAAGGACGTGGACGAAGAGGACATGGTGGTCGACGCGCACGACCCGTCCAAGAAGCACCGGCCGATGATGACCACGGCGGACCTCTCCCTTCGCTTCGACCCGACCTACGAGCCGATCTCGCGGCGCTACCTGGAGAATCCCGAGGAATTCGCCGACGCCTTCGCCCGCGCCTGGTTCAAGCTGACCCACCGCGACATGGGTCCGCGTGCGCGTTACCTCGGCGCGGAAGTGCCTGCAGAAGAGCTCCTGTGGCAGGACCCCGTCCCCGCGGTCACTCATGCATTGATTGACCAGCAGGACATCGCCGCCCTCAAGGGCAAGATCCTCGCCTCGGGGCTGTCGGTCTCCCAACTGGTCTCGACGGCCTGGGCGTCGGCGTCCACCTTCCGCGGCTCCGATAAGCGCGGCGGGGCAAACGGGGCGCGCATCCGTCTCGCTCCGCAGAAGGGGTGGGAGGTTAACCAGCCTGCCCAACTGGCGACTGTGCTGCAGGCCCTTGAGGAAATTCAAAAGGATTTCAACAGCGCGCAGTCAGGCGACAAGATGGTTTCGCTCGCCGACGTGATTGTTCTGGGCGGTTGCGCAGGTGTCGAGCAGGCGGCGAAAAATGCCGGTCATGATCTGACCGTTCCCTTCACGCCGGGACGCACCGATGCGTCGCAGGAGCAAACCGACGTGGGGTCATTCGCCCCACTCGAACCGGCTGCGGACGGCTTTCGCAACTACCTCAAAACCAAGTACAGCGTATCGGCCGAGGAGCTGCTGATTGACCGGGCGCAGTTGCTGACGCTGACCGCTCCGGAGATGACGGTTCTGGTGGGCGGCCTGCGCGTCTTGAATACCAACTTCGGGCAGTCCCAGCACGGCGTCTTCACCAAGCGGCCAGAGACGCTGACCAATGACTTCTTCGTCAACCTGCTCGACATGGGCACCACCTGGAAGGCGGCCTCGGACGCCGACGACGTTTTCGAGGGTCGCGACCGGGCCACCGGCAAACTCAAGTGGACCGGCAGCCGCATCGACCTGATTTTCGGCTCGAACTCCCTGCTTCGGGCCGTCGCCGAAGTCTATGGTTGCGAGGACTCCCAGGAGCTGTTCCTGAACGATTTTGTCGCCGCCTGGAACAAGGTCATGAACCTTGACCGCTTCGACCTCGCCTGA